One window from the genome of Hoplias malabaricus isolate fHopMal1 chromosome X2, fHopMal1.hap1, whole genome shotgun sequence encodes:
- the LOC136676834 gene encoding chemerin-like receptor 1, whose translation MASNNTEVDYDYNERSPQTETPIEDTLLLKNIRMLYIIGYLVICGLGVTLNLYVIIVVCRVCHKKPPPTSVWILALAVTHVIFSAFLVLQFLYAWHHFNWRYGASLCKISSFVIYSSMFSTAAMLSMWSISRCICSSNFCEAICGPICGRGTSMIMILVSSSWTFGVLLGLPSLFSRELRYTNIGEQCIDDFDYDDNIATDIGWKYLMAVVLSRFLLGVLLPMFLILISACLEGRQNHDLHQNCKRIMCAIKVAYFICWTPLLFMGLVQVTSGNNTFFKYGLPAATVLAAAHSLVNPVIYLLVGRRINMGWMLLNYN comes from the coding sequence ATGGCCTCCAACAACACTGAGGTTGATTATGATTATAACGAGCGGAGTCCACAGACAGAGACACCCATAGAGGATACATTGCTCCTGAAAAACATCAGAATGCTATACATCATTGGATACCTTGTCATCTGTGGCCTGGGTGTGACCCTCAACCTTTATGTGATTATTGTGGTTTGCCGTGTATGCCACAAGAAGCCGCCCCCAACTAGCGTATGGATTCTGGCACTGGCTGTGACACATGTGATCTTCTCTGCGTTCCTGGTTCTGCAGTTCCTCTATGCCTGGCATCACTTCAACTGGCGATATGGAGCTTCTCTTTGCAAGATTTCATCTTTTGTTATTTACTCCAGCATGTTCTCCACAGCTGCTATGCTCAGCATGTGGAGCATCAGCAGATGCATCTGCAGCAGCAATTTCTGTGAAGCGATATGCGGTCCAATTTGTGGCCGTGGCACATCCATGATCATGATCCTGGTATCAAGCTCCTGGACCTTTGGAGTGCTCCTTGGCCTTCCATCCCTTTTTTCCAGAGAGCTTCGATACACTAATATTGGGGAGCAGTGCATCGATGATTTTGATTATGATGATAATATCGCCACAGACATTGGTTGGAAATACCTAATGGCTGTTGTTCTTAGCAGGTTCCTCCTGGGGGTCTTACTTCCAATGTTCCTTATACTCATTAGTGCCTGTCTGGAAGGGCGGCAAAATCATGATCTACACCAGAATTGTAAACGTATCATGTGTGCAATAAAGGTGGCTTACTTCATCTGCTGGACACCCCTGCTTTTTATGGGGCTGGTCCAAGTCACTTCTggaaacaatacattttttaaatatggatTACCAGCAGCCACCGTGCTGGCAGCAGCTCATTCTTTGGTCAATCCAGTGATCTACCTGTTGGTGGGACGTAGAATTAATATGGGGTGGatgttattaaattataattaa
- the LOC136676544 gene encoding chemerin-like receptor 1, translating to MSDLLREAAARLNEMEQFWIVDRCVVVMFPVWAQNQRSIRKASVIIVLAWIISAVCGSPSVFIREVTFHQGKNVCYNNYPEGSQSVIVSFRFIVGFLVPFLIIISCYLVIILKLKINQSANSKKPFKIMTALIVTFFICWLPFNIIALMELNNYENKRILQTGQVLGAIFATANSCMNPFIYALIGKGSKNKCCALWSKIENAVEEEDQGATQ from the exons ATGTCGGATCTGCTCAGAGAGGCAGCTGCTCGCCTCAATGAAATGGAGCAAT TCTGGATTGTGGACCGTTGCGTGGTTGTTATGTTTCCTGTTTGGGCTCAGAATCAGCGCAGCATAAGAAAGGCCTCTGTGATCATCGTGTTAGCCTGGATCATCTCAGCAGTGTGTGGCTCACCCTCTGTGTTTATTCGTGAAGTAACATTTCATCAAGGGAAAAATGTCTGCTACAACAATTACCCTGAAGGCAGCCAGTCTGTCATAGTCTCCTTCAGATTCATTGTGGGGTTTCTGGTACCGTTCCTGATCATTATCTCCTGTTACCTTGTCATCATACTGAAGCTGAAGATCAACCAATCAGCGAATTCCAAAAAGCCATTTAAGATCATGACGGCACTCATTGTTACTTTCTTCATCTGCTGGCTGCCGTTTAACATTATCGCTCTGATGGAACTGAACAATTACGAAAACAAGAGGATTCTCCAAACTGGACAAGTATTAGGTGCCATTTTTGCCACCGCCAACAGCTGTATGAACCCTTTCATTTATGCGCTCATAGGGAAGGGCTCAAAGAATAAATGTTGTGCTCTTTGGTCCAAGATTGAGAACGCAGTGGAGGAGGAAGACCAGGGCGCAACCCAATGA